One window of Petrotoga sibirica DSM 13575 genomic DNA carries:
- a CDS encoding KamA family radical SAM protein, translating into MYPEYITKLEKVKGISQEELKELQPVEEKYKFRANEYYLDLIDWKDKNDPIRKIIIPSVEELEDWGLEDASKEHSYTISKGLQHKYRDTALLLVNDVCGSFCRFCFRKRLFKNIGKEVVRTREIDQDLDYIRKHEEITNVLLTGGDPLLLSTNKLKSIIESICEIDHVKIIRIGTKTPAFNPFRIISDDTLPSLIKEISNSGKKLYFIVHFNHPKELTTFSIQGINILQNSGAIIANQTPLLHGINDNPKTLSTLFKKLSFNGIPPYYVFQNRPVMGNKGFTIPLEKAYSIFLESLEDISGLAKRPRFVMSHESGKIEVAALTSKNIIFRYHRSHNLDNYGKFFIFKRNPQAYWFDDYKELVEIYNYKSF; encoded by the coding sequence ATGTATCCAGAATACATAACTAAGTTAGAAAAAGTAAAAGGAATTTCACAAGAAGAGCTAAAAGAACTTCAACCTGTTGAAGAAAAGTATAAATTCAGAGCTAATGAATATTACTTGGACCTGATCGATTGGAAAGACAAAAATGATCCTATAAGAAAGATCATTATTCCCAGTGTTGAAGAATTGGAAGATTGGGGATTAGAAGACGCCTCAAAAGAACATTCATATACAATAAGTAAAGGTCTGCAACACAAGTATAGGGATACCGCTTTACTATTAGTAAATGATGTATGTGGAAGTTTCTGTAGATTTTGTTTTAGAAAAAGATTGTTCAAGAACATAGGTAAAGAAGTTGTTAGAACCCGTGAGATTGATCAAGATCTTGATTATATTCGAAAACACGAAGAAATCACAAATGTTCTCCTGACTGGTGGAGATCCTTTACTTCTTTCAACAAATAAACTTAAATCAATTATAGAATCTATTTGTGAAATAGATCATGTAAAAATCATTCGCATAGGTACCAAGACCCCAGCCTTTAACCCTTTTAGAATAATATCGGATGATACTCTACCGAGTTTAATTAAAGAAATTTCCAATAGTGGTAAAAAATTATATTTTATCGTTCACTTTAATCATCCCAAGGAATTAACCACTTTTTCTATACAAGGAATAAATATACTCCAAAATTCCGGAGCCATAATAGCGAATCAAACTCCTCTTTTGCATGGTATTAATGATAATCCTAAAACATTATCAACATTGTTTAAAAAGCTATCCTTTAATGGTATTCCTCCCTATTATGTATTTCAAAATAGACCTGTCATGGGAAATAAAGGTTTTACTATTCCTTTAGAAAAAGCTTATTCAATATTCCTAGAATCTTTAGAAGATATCTCAGGTTTAGCCAAAAGACCTAGATTTGTAATGTCTCATGAATCTGGAAAAATAGAAGTTGCCGCATTGACTAGCAAAAATATTATCTTTCGTTATCATAGATCGCACAATCTTGATAACTATGGTAAATTTTTTATCTTCAAAAGAAATCCACAAGCCTATTGGTTTGATGATTACAAAGAATTAGTAGAAATATATAATTACAAAAGCTTTTAA